From the Papaver somniferum cultivar HN1 chromosome 2, ASM357369v1, whole genome shotgun sequence genome, the window ccgggcttaacaggaccctcattggtctctttggagactctatcagtctcctcattttctggctcagcagggtgaactacagcatgttcactatcaggcatggcaaccttgttgtcaactttctttccactcctaagggttgtgacagcattcacatgattgtacgatttctctccttttgggttgggatcagtacgactagggaaccttccatcttctctctcacttatgaacttagctatttgtcctacttgaagttctaatttggcaagactctgggaattattcttcaattcttgcctagtttcttgttgaaagctcatgtggttctttgttagcatttcatggttatttgctaacatagtgagagtatcctctaaggtagagatctttttctcggaagtgttctgaaactgggtttgacctgaagagttcttaaaaccaaaacctgggggaggctgagaattgctagactggccttgactctggcccttagaccaagagaaattaggatggtttctccaaccagggttgtaggtttctgagtatgggtcaaacttctgacggttctcaaacctagcattgttatagacagcatgggcttgctcttcactaacctgaccttcccaaaatgaattatcgggctctattccacaactagagacttgagaggctctattaggttcaacaagggacctatttttagactggcccatttccaaagcttctaaccttctagataaagcagcaaacttagcatctgaaccaaaacttgtatctaccacattggtgctacttctattgactaagagtcttttagggggttcaatacaagattcccactgttgggatttttcagcgatagctcctaagaaggtaaaagcatcatcagcatttttactagtgaactcaccagcgcacatagactcaaccatggctttggtcgaatagtctaaaccatcataaataatttgtacgagtttcatattatcaaatccatggtgaggacactgagataggagatcattgaatcgctctaaaaacctataaagagactctccctcttgttgcacactagcactaatttttctgcctaacagctgcagttttatgcttagggtagaatttcatatagaaagcaaataagttcctgccatgtttcaatggattcagatggtaggttgttcagccaggtcttggctttatctctcaaggaaaaaggaaacattttaagtttcaagacttcatcagtaaggtcttttattctaattgtcccacaaatttcctcaaagtccctaatatgaaaataagggttctcatcatcctttcctaagaatatagggatcatctgaagaatactaggttttatctcgaaattagccgtagtggctggcaatttaatgcatgaagctcggttggtcctagttgggaacatgtaatctttcaaagttgccatcgctggcacaacagaagtactaggggtactttcctcacgaagagacagattctcaaaactgaagtttccaaaaacagggctctccaaagaagagtcttcgagctccctgcttaaatcagaagaactactaggtttttcgctaatcaatcgacctagagtatctcttttccaagccctattaacaaaatcgggcatacactaaaattcaaaaagaaataaaaaaaatcctaacaggaaggttctagcaatcacacagcaggctgactcgactttaccacagcaaacctaaagatttctagcaaacaacaagcatgatggctccacttagattgtttctagaccagcttctaatccttcgaaagggaattcgttacaatttgagcaaacccctctggaatcaatccgagttaaaaagttgaatcgaggcgagggaagctcagtggagctttgatacccaaaacctcaccgatccaatgcggcgcagtcacgcattcaactcgcagaaaccgtcaagaacttcgaggtgtgcttaaaagagtaaccaatatttttcgaatgattgtcctgttaagctcgataccctataggtctctttctagtccaaattttaggcttaggttcgctttaggtttcgttttcctaaggcgggcaagaagggagcggtgatgaaatccgaacccttatcttgtccagccttgccctttactaggaattaaaaacAGTCTTTCGTCCTCAAACATATCACCTTAAGGAgtcagtaacccgcttgcaggagattcgcggtgtttagattttacctcccgtaccagacgaagAACCGTtgttgactcgggccacgatcctatgtcgtgtgcgaacccgaggggccgagacgatatcgtaatcgtcgtccttccctgcaacagtttatatttaaggatacccttccgtagggtttaaaaataaaaataaaagtcccaaagtccaaagtccaaaaaaaatgcaaaaaaaaaagaaagctaaaaaaaaaaaaaaaaaaaaatctctctttttttttctctctttttacaaaataaaaaatcttcttctttcgctcctttagctttgcttttactccactttaagtaaatcaccacaagctttggcaaaattcttTCTCCAACttcaaaatctgcaaggaaacaaaaaaacaaaaacgtaaagaagaacaaaataataataaaaaaaaaaatctaaaaaaatgctacctaaacacaaatccgcgtcggcggcgccaaaaatttgatggattttcaaatggttgtagagatagttgtaaacaggttcttttcagacttgtgaagaaaacaatttttatagatttaaattaaacaggcaactaaataaaataattcaaagttttggagaaaaataccaagactaggattccatcattgaccaaataaatattaaactctaaataatattcatgcaattctatctttaaaaataattctaatatttgcctcaaatatatttttgaagtaataattgtaatcacaaagtataaaacatcaaatttttttaaaacccagcatgcttcatcaaaataattcacaactattcaataaaaactaatatttcaaatttaattccatgcaaataatcaaataataatattgcaataaataataaaattagaattataccaatcaatatggatgaatggcttcctccgtcgtctcggctaataggtttagctcctcattccaaaaacacactcacaagataaattcatggctaaaataggtgtttttattgatgtatataagatgaaacaggaattagcaacgctgcagaagtgttacagcgtcactgttacaaaggggtaagtgctgaaaattaaacgatagttttctgttgatgtaaaacaacgacactcgtttctgttttaagactgttgaagaacgactgccttagcagctctgttcttcctcttcttcttcctcctcgaacagcagcaacaacagcactgtaactctctgtaatcgcttctcctcggctctcctcgactctaaaatctctcctaaggtttttcaaccctttttatgacttgaaaccactcttatatatcccacagaccccaaatatctcgtataaattcaagatttcttctccttgcagttaagagaatatctctcttcaatcctccctgtacgcgtcttctgacctcttatgagttatctaaactctctAAACTCCAACTAATacttgaacaggaccaggtacatccatatcctggcgtcaaagtcctccagaaatctctcaaaaatcttctaaacttgaaacagaacacgtctctctgttgagactttgaaaccctctctcggccattccagcccaattggttgggtccaatcgattgtaacagacctgttgagtcttgtagagtccatacgtaccaaatacagccattgaatctcctaaaatcacgtagaaattcgatctccaaatctgctcctcgctgcatgcattttcccgccaaaaatgcatttttgaaaacgtgaagaaatgtgaccttcccctatccagtcccggtctccctttagcagatgcctggaaatgggtcaccccttagtaattaggttaccccttatccaaagtgagagtccgtatagtaattttctcccacgatcacaaaaaccacttttttagccaatttcgccgcaaaagcttatttctccagaaatacctacagggacataaaaatccataataagtacaaaaatgggtactaacacaatatacaattgggctatattagacacataaatgcgtctatcaaaaggTCACTACGCAAAACCAACGGTTATCCTTGAGgctgctgcttcttatgattattggatatggcacgctttttttggtctCCCGGTATCTCAAAACAATATAAATGTTTTACACAAATCGCCtttgtttgaagatttaaagTATGGAATTAGTCCTCAGGTAAATTTCACTATCAACGGGAATCGCTACATTCATGGTTATTATCCTGCAGAtggaatttatccaaaatggtcaactttagttcaGTGTTACATTCAACCACCTGCCGGCGAAATGGGTCGTTCATACTCATATTTCAATAATAGACAAATGGATCTGAGAAAGGATGTGGAACGGGCTTTTGGAATCCTGGAGCGGAAGTTTGTAATCATTTGTAGGCCTTATCGTGGTTTAAGTGCTCGTGAAATGCATAAGACTATGCTGACTTGcatcattatgcataacatggtaattcagaaAACCCGTCATAATAGGAATTGGACTAaccatcaagatgaagacttaagGCCTGATATTCAATCAGCAAGAGGATTACCTGCAAGGAACTATGCGAAAATGACTAGTCATATTGAGAACAGAACTCTGTATAACATGTTAAGGGAAGATCCCAGAGCGAATATGTGGGCTAAGTTTGGAAGAGATTGAGGACGCATTGAGTAGTGTTCTCAAGTTTAGTTGTTTAAGTTTAATTGTTTGTTTCATAGTTTTGTTTTGAAGTTGTTTAAGTTTAATTGTTTGTTTCGTTAGAAGTAACGGTCTAGACTCAATCGCTTGCGGCCTAGACTCAATCACCAACAATCTTTATAAGTACATACCACttcatccatttcaaaatcacaccttcactTGAAAACTTCTCCACttcatccatttcaaaatcacacCTTTACTTAATTTATGGAAGATCCTAGATTTaccgaagatgaagatttatctctttgtagaaacTATGTAATATACTACCCGAAGAGAGGTGAAGAACGACAAATGAATGATTTACCCagtatgagttatttgggtaaaattcatgatgccttatgcatagagacatgtaatccTCATAACCGGGATCGAGCTGCTTTGTTTTTCCGATTTATGACTATCAAAAAAGATCTTGTGGATTTTATAGCTATGCGAAGGATTGTCAAATACGAAGCGCATTACCAAATTCTTAAGGAGTTTCTAATAACTCGTACGGGATATTAGGATTAagtttagttttagttttaatggatgttgtcaagtttaagttttaatgtaatgaaaaaaCTACTACAAAGTTTTAATGTAAGGAAAAACTAGAACAATTTCATTCACCATAACCGAACTAATCTTCATTAAAATTAAAGTTGATATATTAATTATTTAAGTGGCACTACTTCATCGtggtcttcatcatcctcatcttcagcttgacctccaaattgtttttccaaatttttcttgtttcgtttttcttccaactcctcTGCTAACCTGTCCATCTCCATCTCTCACACCATCAATTGTCTGGGGGTCATTGTTGAGGTGTTTGCTTTTAGAATGTTTACATTCAACCACCTGCCGGCGAAATGGGTCGTTCATACTCATATTTCAATAATAGACAAATGGATCTGAGAAAGGATGTGGAACGGGCTTTTGGAATCCTGGAGCGGAAGTTTGTAATCATTTGTAGGCCTTATCGTGGTTTAAGTGCTCGTGAAATGCATAAGACTATGCTGACTTGcatcattatgcataacatggtaattcagaaAACCCGTCATAATAGGAATTGGACTAaccatcaagatgaagacttaagGCATGATATTCAATCAGCAAGAGGATTACCTGCAAGGAACTATGCGAAAATGACTAGTCATATTGAGAACAGAACTCTGTATAACATGTTAAGGGAAGATCCCAGAGCGAATATGTGGGCTAAGTTTGGAAGAGATTGAGGACGCATTGAGTAGTGTTCTCAAGTTTAGTTGTTTAAGTTTAATTGTTTGTTTCATAGTTTTGTTTTGAAGTTGTTTAAGTTTAATTGTTTGTTTCGTTAGAAGTAACGGTCTAGACTCAATCGCTTGCGGCCTAGACTCAATCACCAACAATCTTTATAAGTACATACCACttcatccatttcaaaatcacaccttcactTGAAAACTTCTCCACttcatccatttcaaaatcacacCTTTACTTAATTTATGGAAGATCCTAGATTTaccgaagatgaagatttatctctttgtagaaacTATGTAATATACTACCCGAAGAGAGGTGAAGAACGACAAATGAATGATTTACCCagtatgagttatttgggtaaaattcatgatgccttatgcatagagacatgtaatccTCATAACCGGGATCGAGCTGCTTTGTTTTTCCGATTTATGACTATCAAAAAAGATCTTGTGGATTTTATAGCTATGCGAAGGATTGTCAAATACGAAGCGCATTACCAAATTCTTAAGGAGTTTCTAATAACTCGTACGGGATATTAGGATTAagtttagttttagttttaatggatgttgtcaagtttaagttttaatgtaatgaaaaaaCTACTACAAAGTTTTAATGTAAGGAAAAACTAGAACAATTTCATTCACCATAACCGAACTAATCTTCATTAAAATTAAAGTTGATATATTAATTATTTAAGTGGCACTACTTCATCGtggtcttcatcatcctcatcttcagcttgacctccaaattgtttttccaaatttttcttgtttcgtttttcttccaactcctcTGCTAACCTGTCCATCTCCATCTCTCACACCATCAATTGTCTGGGGGTCATTGTTGAGGTGTTTGCTTTTAGAATCTTATTTTTGTCATAGTCTGAAACAAATTTCTCTTGAGATTTCGATGTTTATTCATCTCCCTAGTCAAGAACTACCGATCTACTTCTCTTTATTTTTCGACGGTCTTCTGATGATCTGTTAAACTATCCAAAAACCCTTCACTTGCTTCTACTTCTTGGGCAGCTTTTCTCGCTGCTCTTACATTGTTTCTTCCTAATAATTTTCTGTTAATCGCAGCATTGACATTCAAGTTTGAATTGTTATTTGTTGTGATTtctggtgaagaaaatggattCTACGAAGGGGGATGAGATGTTTGAGATGGTTGTAAACCCGACGTTCAAGGACAAGAAGTGTATGGTGAAATTGCAGGTACATTCTGCATGTTTGCTAACACTTCTGGATTATATTTAGGCAACACTtttaaaatatgataacaactttcataaccaaaatttttcttatgtttgtgtTGCAAATCATTTCGACACTTTCGCTCGACATCAACATCGACAATACCGCTCGCTCGAGCACGAGCAACTTGAATTATAGCAGCAACATACAAGGAAACTTGGGCGTTGATTACAATGAAGCGATCGTACAATCCATTTGCATCACGATTGTTGATGTTCATAGTTTCATCATGAAATTTagcaaatatgttatcccacaactTGGTAGATTGTTGTTTGGCACTATCGACACTATCTTGTGTAAAGAACACATAGTTTCTGCAG encodes:
- the LOC113352405 gene encoding uncharacterized protein LOC113352405, which encodes MRLSKGHYAKPTVILEAAASYDYWIWHAFFGLPVSQNNINVLHKSPLFEDLKYGISPQVNFTINGNRYIHGYYPADGIYPKWSTLVQCYIQPPAGEMGRSYSYFNNRQMDLRKDVERAFGILERKFVIICRPYRGLSAREMHKTMLTCIIMHNMVIQKTRHNRNWTNHQDEDLRPDIQSARGLPARNYAKMTSHIENRTLYNMLREDPRANMWAKFGRD